The genomic region ATCATGCGCCGGGCGACGGCCTTTCCGAGCAGATAAGGTCCGACCAGATTGACATCGAGCACATGTCGCAGCTCGCTCGCTTCGATCTGATGAAATGCGCCGGTTTGTCCGGAGATTCCGGCCGAGCACACCGCAATATCGACGGCGCCGGCGAGCTGCTCCGCAGTTTGGACCAGATGCTCCACCTGCCGTTCGTCGCTGGCATCGCAGGCAACGAACCAAGCCTGATGTCCGCTGTCGCGCAGCGACTGTGTGTGCGCTTCCCCGACATTGCTCTGAAGATCAGACAGCACCACCCTGGCGCCGTCGCGGGCATAGCGTCGGGCGATCGCGAGACCGATGCCACTGGCCGCACCGGTGATGACTGCCGTTCTGCCTTTCATGGCCGTCGTCATCGCCATCGTCGCCGTGGACAGGCTGACCGGCTCATCGCGACCGGGGTAGGCCGAGCGCCTGTTCGGCGATACGACTTCTGTGGATTTCGCTGGTGCCACCGTAGATCGTCATGCCGATTGACTGGCGGTATCCAAGCTCGACCTGGGCCAGCTCGCCCCGGTCGACGAACAGCGAATCCGGTGCCGCCAGATTCATCAGATCATCGGCGTCACGTTGGTAGAACTCGGTGCTGAACAGCTTCGACATGGGGCCGAACGCGGCGCGGCCCGGGATCTTTTCGCTCATCGCCCAGATCGCCCGATGGCACAGGGATTCGGCAACGGCGGCATGCACCGCAACACGGGCCAGCCGTAACTGCGCATTCGTGTCGGCGATCACCGGCCTTCCGTCGCGCTGCGTTTGCTGCGCCCAACGTATCGCCTGGCGGACCATCTGCGAATAGTTGATCCGGTATTGATCACCGCCGTGCTCCAGCTCCAGCGTCGCCGCCATCACCTCGATCCCGCCGTTGATCGCGCCGAGCCGATAGCGATCTGCAATACGCACGTCGGAGTAGTAGGTGATGTTGGTGCGCTCATCCTGCAAGGTATGCACTGCCTGGATTTCCACGCCCGGCGTGGACATGGGTACCAGGAACAGGCTGAGCCCCTTGTGCTTGGGCAAGTCGGTGTCGGTGCGTGCGAGCAGGAAGCAGTAGTCGGCCAGATTGGCTGCGGTGGTGAAGATCTTTTGCCCGTTGATCAACCAGTCGTCGCCGTCGCGCCGCGCGCGGGTCTGCGCACCGAATACGTCGGAACCCGCAGCGGGTTCGCTGAATCCCAGGCAGGCCAGCGCTTCTCCGGCAGCGAAGCGCGGCAGCGTCTCGCGTTTCAATTCGTCGCTGCCGAATTGCATGATGATCTGGGCCACCTGATTGGTGATCGGCGAGGTGATGCGTTCCCAGCCGAACTCCTCATAGACCTCGGCCAGCGCCGCCATTTCGAATGCAGAGCGACCGTGGCCGCCGAATGATTCCGGCCAGTGCGGAAACAGCAGTCCGGCGGCGGCCAGCGCGCGATTGAACTCGGGATGAAAGCCGGCGACAGAGTGGTGCGCGTGGGCTTTGAGTGCCGGGCTGAGATTGTTCCGAAAGAATGCGCGCGCCTGCTCGGCGAAGCGCTCGCCGCGTTCACCGCAGCCGAACTCGATGTCGTGCTCGCCGACATCCGGTAGGGCGAATTCGGTGCTTTCGCTGTTCCACAAGCGTGTGCCAACCTGCCGTAACTCCCGCTCCGGATCGCCATTGAGCAGCGCCCAGGCCTTGCCTCGGCGGTAGTAGAGCTGAACGTCGTGTTCGAGCGATACGCCATAGCCGCCGAAAGTATGCAGAGCGTGGCGGGTCGCAAGCGCCACGCTGCGTGCGGTCCACCAGTAGGCCATCGAGACTGCGGCGCCTGCATCGCCCCGCTCTTGCCCGATCGCCCAGATCGCCCGCCACACCAATAACTGCGCGCCGTCGATGTCGGTCAGCGCATCGGCGAGCGGGTAGGCGATACCTTGATAGCTGCCGATCGGCTTGCCAAACTGCTGTCGCTGGCTCGCATACTCGGCGGCCATTTCCAGAGCCCGCCGGCCCAGGCCGGCCAGCGCGGCGGCGGTCAGCAGTTTCCACTCTTCGACTGCGGCGAGGAATGCCAGGCGAGCGGTCGCTCCACTGGCGACCAGCTGGCGTTTGCCTTGCGCTTCAGGGCCTGCCAATACGCCGTTGAACACCGCCGCGGCGCCGAGGTTGGGGGGCGGCGTTTGGCTGGCGCAGCCGCCGATCAACAGCACCTGATCGCCATCGAGCGCCAACATGCCGGCCGCAGCGGAACCGCCGGATACGGTGACGACCGTGCCACCGCTTATTGCTTGGGGAACCAGTACCAGGAGTTCCCCGGCTCTGAAGCGTGCCAGGCACTCGGCCGCCGCGGTGCCGGAAAGGCACGACAACAGGCTGCCGGCGGCGATGGCCTCGGCCAGCGGAACGGATGCCAGGTGGCGCCCGGCTTGTTCGGCGGCCAGCACCGCGTCCAAGAGGCTCGGCGCGCCATCCGCCCGTGCCGTGGTGACACGCATCTCGTGCACACCGATCTCGACCAGTGAGGTCCACAACTTCGGATCGAATCCGCGCGATTCGGCCAAGCGAATCCGATCCGGCGTGGATTCCGCTGCGAACAGTCGCGCCAGTGTGTCACGCAACAGGCGCTGATCTTCACCCAGGCCTAATTTCATGAATGCAACACGTCGTGACGGTGGATGTGCTTGAACTGCATGGCTTCTCCTCCTGCAGGTGTTTTGACGGCGTTCCCAAGCTCGACGCAGCAGTTCCTGGTGCCTGCTTTCTTGTCGATAACAGATGGTATATCAGTTATTGAAACGGGCATAGGTATCGATAAAAAAATGCCTTGTTGGACCAACAGTCCAAGAATCGTCTCAAAAACTGACTTATAGTTAGCTGAAATCGGGGCGGCGCAGCCCCAATCAGAATATGGAGCAGAGAGTTTGCAAAGCCCACGACGCGGTGCGTTTTTCCCTTCCTGGCTGGTCCTCTTGGGCATGCTGACGGCCATTGCGCCCTTGTCGATCGACATGTATCTGCCGGGCTTTCCGGCAATCGCGCTCAGTCTGGGCAGCGATCTGCCCACCGTTCAGCTGACACTGGCGATGTTCCTGATCGGCATCTCGCTCGGACAGCTCATTTACGGTCCGATCAGCGATCGCTTCGGCCGCAAGCCGCCGCTCTATGCCGGCTTGTCGCTTTACATCTGCGCGACGATCGTCTGCGCAACCGCTCATCACGTAGAACTGCTGATCGCGGCCCGCTTCTTTCAGGCGCTCGGCGGGAGCGCCGGCCTGGTGGTCAGCCGCGCAGTGATTCGTGATCGCACCACCGTCGAGGAAGGTGCCAGAGCATTTTCGATGCTGCTGCTGGTCATGGGCCTGGCACCGATCCTGGCGCCGCTGATTGGTGGTCTGCTGTTGAAGCTGGCCGGCTGGCGCTTGATCTTCTGGGCGCTGTTGGGGTTTGCGTTCCTGCTCGTCGTCGCGGTTCATCTCACGATGCCTGAAACCTTGCGTCGGGACCCGGCGTCACGGCTGAGCGCTCGTTCGACTGCACGAAACTATGGTTCGCTGCTGCAGGATCGGCGCTTCATCAGTTGCGCTTTGACCGGCGCCTTCAACTACGGTGGCATGTTTGCGTATATCGCCTGCTCTCCGTACGTGCTGATCGAAATCTACGGCGTTCGCAGCGAGAATTTCGGCCTGCTGTTCGGTTTGAACGCCTTCGGCTTCATTGCGGCAGCGCAGGTGAATGCGCGGCTGGTGTCGCGAATCGGTGCCGCCGGTCTGTTGCGACGTTCAATTGGCTTTCCGATGGCTGCGGCCGCCCTGGGTCTGGTGCCGATCCTGCTCGGCGTGCATTCACTGCCGCTGTTCATGCTGTCGTTGTTCAGCTTCGTGTCGACGCTGGGCTTCATCGGCCCGAATGCAATGGCGCTGGGCATGGCGGAGCAGGGGCACCGCGCTGGCGCGGCGTCGGCCCTGATCGGCACGCTGCAATTTCTGATCGGCACGATCGCCGGCATCATCGTCAGTGCCGTACATTCGGATACGGCACTGCCACTTACGGCGGTGATGGGCTTGTTCGGGCTCGGCGGATGGTTGACCTACCGGCTTGGCGTTGCACCGAGTCTGGCCCAGGACCCTCAGGCGGCACGGACGCCAGCCTGAGGGGACATTTCGTACGTTGCGGGGTCCGAACCCCTCGGATACCCGCCGGTATGCGGCGCTTATCCGGTTGAGGCGATTCAGCGCTTCTTGATTTTGACGCCGGCCTTGTCCTGGTCCCAGGTCGCCGGCGTCACACCTTCGTCGCGCAGCGTGTACTTGAGTACGCGGCCGACCGGGCTTCGCGGCAGCATCGAACGGAACTCGATATAGCGCGGCGTTGCGAAGTAGGGTAGCCGGTCCACGGACCAGTGGAACAGTTCTTCTTCACGCAATTGGGCGCCCGGGCGTAGCACGATCGTGACTTTCAGCTCGTCCTCGCCAAGCTCGGAGCGCACCGCGTGTGCCGCGATGTCTTCGATGGCCTCATGGCTGCGGAACGTGTTTTCGACTTCGAAGCTGGAAATGTTCTCGCCGCGGCGACGCAGGTAGTCCTTCTTGCGATCGACGAAGTAAAAGTAGCCGTCCTCGTCAAACATGCCGATATCGCCGGTGTGAAACCACATGTTGCGCATGACTTTGAGCGTGTCTTCGGCGCGTCGCCAATAGCCCTCGAACATCACATTGGGTTTGCGCGGCCGGACGATGATCTCGCCGGAGACCCCGGCAGGCAGCTCGACATCGTGGTCGTCGACGATGCGGACGTCGTAGTCGTCGCAGCGCATCCCGGACGAACCCGGCGCCGCCGGTACGCCCAGCGGCTGTACCGTCACCAGCGCGCATTCGGTCAGGCCGAAGCCGCTGATGATGGTGCGCTTGACGCCGAAGCGCTCCTTCCACTGCTTCTGGATCTCGGGCGGGAACGGTGCGCCGACCGCGGCTTCGATCTGCCCGTAGCAGCGCTTCATGGCGTCATTGTCTGGCGCCTGCGCCAGCAACGGGAACATCGACGCCAGCAACATCACTTCGGTGGCGCCGGTGCGCTCGATCTCCGGCCAGAAGTTGGATACCGAGAAGCGTGGGAACAATGCCACACGCGCACCGACCATCAGGTTCGGTAGCAGCGTCGCGCTGACGGCGTTGAAATGGAACATCGGCAGCGGCGTCCATGTCGTCGTCCGCGGGCCGCGGCCTGTGACGACCAGCATCTGGCGAGCGAGGTTGGTCGCGTAGTTGTGGCTGACCATGCAGCCCTTCGACGGTCCGGTGGTGCCTCCGGTGTAGATCAGCATCGCCAGGTCGCCCGGCAGCACGTCGACCTCAGGGTCGCTGGCGTCTTCGCTGTAGAGTTGCGTCCAGGGCTGCACGTGCCAGCTCAAGGCCGGTAGGGCCGGCTGTTCGCCGCGGTAGACCAGAGTAGTGACTTCGGGCACGCCTTCGGAGATTGCAGCGACACGTTCGGCGTAGTCGCTTTCGGCGATTACCACTGCGGCACCGGCATCGGCGAGCTGATGCCTCAGGAACTCGCCCTTGTATGCGGTGTTGACCGGTACGCTGATCGCGCCCAGCTTGGTGATCGCGAACATGATCAGCGCGGTGTCGGCGTGATTGTCGAGCAAGGTGACGACGGTATGGCCCTTGGCGACACCGAGGGCACGCAGGCCGTTGGCGAGCTGGCAGGCGCGCCGGTTCAGGTCGGAGAAGCTGTAGGTCTCGCCCATATCGTCGAGAAAGGGCTTGTCGCCGAACTGCTGTGCCGCTCTGCGAAGAATGGCGTTGATCGTGTCCTGCTCTCCGGCGGCCCACGACGGAAACACCTGTTGCTCGGTGGGTAGCAGCCGAGTATTCGCGTTCATCAAAGCTCCTCTTATCTTGGGTACGACGACAACGGCGGCGATGATTGCTTACGCCAATCCAGAAGGTAAAAACTGACACATCGACAGCTATTTCGCAAGCTGCTAGCCTGTTTGGCGGAAACTGCCAGTTTGGTTTGCCGCCAGTGAATGACGCCAGGCGGCGGTCAATGCGAGGTTCCGTCGATCTTCAATAATTCTATGAGGTGCGCAATGGAAGGGTTGGCTGCCGTGTTGCCGCAGGTCGTACTGCGGATTGGAGCGGAGTTGAGGCGCGAGGGGTCCGGCGGCGTTTTCGAACACGTGAATCCGGCGACCGCAAAGGTGCAGGCGACCGTGCCGCTGGCCGGCCCGGCCGAGATCGATGCGGCCGCATCCGCCGCGGCCAGCGCATTCGTGGAGTGGCGCCGTTGGAGGCCGGCAGCGCGCCGTGATGCTCTGATTCGGCTGGCGCAGCGCATCGAGCTGAATCGTGCTGAACTCAAGCGCATCGCCGCTCTGGAAAATGCGACGCCGCTGCGCATTGCAGATGCTCTGGTGACGCAGTCGCAGGAATGGTTGCACTACTACGCTGGCTGGGCTGACAAGCTCGAAGGCTCGGTGAGCGGATCGTTTGTTCAGGGGCAGGATTTCACGTATTCGCAGCCCGAGCCCTATGGCGTCATCGGCGTGATCGTCACCTGGAACGTTCCGCTGCTGTCGCTGTGCATGAAGTTGGCGCCGGCGCTGATCGTCGGCAACACGGCCGTGGTCAAGCCCTCCGAGTACACGCCGTTTACGGCTGAATTGTTTGCCCGCCTGGCGCTGGAGGCCGGCATCCCCTCGGGCGTGATCAATGTGGTACCGGGCACGGCGGCGGCCGGTCACGCGCTGGTGGTGAATCGCCATGTCGAGAAAATTTCGTTCACGGGCGGCCCGGCGACTGCACGCAAAATCATGCTGGCCTGTGCGGAGCATCTGAAGCCATCGGTGATGGAGCTGGGCGGAAAGTCCGCCTGCATCGTGTTCGAGGACGCCGATTTGGACGCAGCGGTGATGAATTCCGTCACGATGGGTTTGTGTGCGCTCGCGGGACAAGCCTGCATCATGGGTTCGCGA from Gammaproteobacteria bacterium harbors:
- a CDS encoding acyl-CoA dehydrogenase family protein → MKLGLGEDQRLLRDTLARLFAAESTPDRIRLAESRGFDPKLWTSLVEIGVHEMRVTTARADGAPSLLDAVLAAEQAGRHLASVPLAEAIAAGSLLSCLSGTAAAECLARFRAGELLVLVPQAISGGTVVTVSGGSAAAGMLALDGDQVLLIGGCASQTPPPNLGAAAVFNGVLAGPEAQGKRQLVASGATARLAFLAAVEEWKLLTAAALAGLGRRALEMAAEYASQRQQFGKPIGSYQGIAYPLADALTDIDGAQLLVWRAIWAIGQERGDAGAAVSMAYWWTARSVALATRHALHTFGGYGVSLEHDVQLYYRRGKAWALLNGDPERELRQVGTRLWNSESTEFALPDVGEHDIEFGCGERGERFAEQARAFFRNNLSPALKAHAHHSVAGFHPEFNRALAAAGLLFPHWPESFGGHGRSAFEMAALAEVYEEFGWERITSPITNQVAQIIMQFGSDELKRETLPRFAAGEALACLGFSEPAAGSDVFGAQTRARRDGDDWLINGQKIFTTAANLADYCFLLARTDTDLPKHKGLSLFLVPMSTPGVEIQAVHTLQDERTNITYYSDVRIADRYRLGAINGGIEVMAATLELEHGGDQYRINYSQMVRQAIRWAQQTQRDGRPVIADTNAQLRLARVAVHAAVAESLCHRAIWAMSEKIPGRAAFGPMSKLFSTEFYQRDADDLMNLAAPDSLFVDRGELAQVELGYRQSIGMTIYGGTSEIHRSRIAEQALGLPRSR
- a CDS encoding Bcr/CflA family multidrug efflux MFS transporter; protein product: MLTAIAPLSIDMYLPGFPAIALSLGSDLPTVQLTLAMFLIGISLGQLIYGPISDRFGRKPPLYAGLSLYICATIVCATAHHVELLIAARFFQALGGSAGLVVSRAVIRDRTTVEEGARAFSMLLLVMGLAPILAPLIGGLLLKLAGWRLIFWALLGFAFLLVVAVHLTMPETLRRDPASRLSARSTARNYGSLLQDRRFISCALTGAFNYGGMFAYIACSPYVLIEIYGVRSENFGLLFGLNAFGFIAAAQVNARLVSRIGAAGLLRRSIGFPMAAAALGLVPILLGVHSLPLFMLSLFSFVSTLGFIGPNAMALGMAEQGHRAGAASALIGTLQFLIGTIAGIIVSAVHSDTALPLTAVMGLFGLGGWLTYRLGVAPSLAQDPQAARTPA
- a CDS encoding AMP-binding protein — encoded protein: MNANTRLLPTEQQVFPSWAAGEQDTINAILRRAAQQFGDKPFLDDMGETYSFSDLNRRACQLANGLRALGVAKGHTVVTLLDNHADTALIMFAITKLGAISVPVNTAYKGEFLRHQLADAGAAVVIAESDYAERVAAISEGVPEVTTLVYRGEQPALPALSWHVQPWTQLYSEDASDPEVDVLPGDLAMLIYTGGTTGPSKGCMVSHNYATNLARQMLVVTGRGPRTTTWTPLPMFHFNAVSATLLPNLMVGARVALFPRFSVSNFWPEIERTGATEVMLLASMFPLLAQAPDNDAMKRCYGQIEAAVGAPFPPEIQKQWKERFGVKRTIISGFGLTECALVTVQPLGVPAAPGSSGMRCDDYDVRIVDDHDVELPAGVSGEIIVRPRKPNVMFEGYWRRAEDTLKVMRNMWFHTGDIGMFDEDGYFYFVDRKKDYLRRRGENISSFEVENTFRSHEAIEDIAAHAVRSELGEDELKVTIVLRPGAQLREEELFHWSVDRLPYFATPRYIEFRSMLPRSPVGRVLKYTLRDEGVTPATWDQDKAGVKIKKR
- a CDS encoding aldehyde dehydrogenase family protein, which encodes MEGLAAVLPQVVLRIGAELRREGSGGVFEHVNPATAKVQATVPLAGPAEIDAAASAAASAFVEWRRWRPAARRDALIRLAQRIELNRAELKRIAALENATPLRIADALVTQSQEWLHYYAGWADKLEGSVSGSFVQGQDFTYSQPEPYGVIGVIVTWNVPLLSLCMKLAPALIVGNTAVVKPSEYTPFTAELFARLALEAGIPSGVINVVPGTAAAGHALVVNRHVEKISFTGGPATARKIMLACAEHLKPSVMELGGKSACIVFEDADLDAAVMNSVTMGLCALAGQACIMGSRVLVQARIYDEFVERLVAAARAIPCGDPSSEQVLFGPVISEASCERILGIIERARAHNAGRLVSGGQRMGGECRSGFFVEPTIFADVDPMSELAQQEIFGPVLSVIRFETEPQAIEIANNTVYGLAAYLHTRDLTRTHRMADLLKAGSVYVNGSGRLPPNAPFGGLGESGFGREGGRAGIEEFVRPKTVAIAQLP